A stretch of DNA from Coccidioides posadasii str. Silveira chromosome 1, complete sequence:
TTTTCGCTTTGGGGATACGATTCCAACTCCACATTGTTTGATAACAGGAGAGAGTAACCCCaatagtactccgtagcaaGTCAGTCAACGCTAGTCTTATCCTCTCAACCATACCTACCGGACTGTAAGAGCGAAGGTGGCACTGCCACACGTTATCAAGGCCCCGGGCCATGAAATCTGATATCACTGCGACATGGTGGTGGAGATGGCCGTGATTAAGTTCAGCGGGTGATAACGGGACGGGTCTTGTCTGACATCACAACAGCCTGCCCACCAGCGTAACCTGACAACAAGCGTGATGGGTGGATATGACACGACCAAACAGACTGTACGGAAACAGATTTAAGGACCTCATTTATTCAGTAGCTTCTTTTCAGTTTTAGTCTGTTTAAAAACTGGCGTGTGTGTTGTAATTGTGGTGAGGAAGTCTTCCTGTTTCATCTTGCCGGCCACCTGGTCACTCTCCTCTTGATTGGGGGGAACGTTGATCATCAGATCCCTGATCACAGCGCAAAAGTAACCACTTCACAGCCCACGAATGGCTGGATGCATGACTGATCCCTTCTCATAAAAATGGCCTAAAGGTCCCTTTCTCTATTGCTATGACCACTGAAATATATAAACCATGCCCTGGATGTTCCTCTCCTAGAGTTTAGCCACCTGGTCTCTTGTGTTTGCGTCACTGTGCTGTGGTGAGTTGGTCAACTAACTACACCGCCAGCCTGCGAAGCAAATCGCGTTTCTCACCTCattcttttctctctgaCCTCTTTCATTCTTCCTGAGGTTTTCTCCCTTTCACATCCTCCACGAGTCTACCATGGCCTTTCGCGTTCCCAACCAAGTCCGTCAGAGACAGCCCTCTTTCCAGAATGTCTCTCCTCGTCCTGCGCCCCCCGCCATCAATGTCACCCCCTCAAACCACAACCCACGCGAGGAGGAATCCCAAGAATGGGTGCTCTTTTCTCCAGAGCTTGCTCCTTCGACGACAACCCGTACGCATACCACGTCTACAGACCGAACTCCTCGTACAACCGGTCGATCTCGATTGAGTGATTTCGGTTCCCTAGGTACCGCATTGCACTCTGGTACTGTAGATGGTGATCTGGATGCAGAACACGATGACTTGCTGGATGAAGATGGCACTGAGCTAGATAGTCTTGACGATGGGCTACACGCTTTTCGCGAACCTACTGCCTGTGAGCCCGCAACAGATGAGCCACAATTACACCACAGTGACCCCGCGCTGCTCCCTACACACGATGGTCTTGGAACTTTTACCGCAGTGAACTTACATGTTCAAGAGCAGTTGTGGCAGCATGAGCAGTTTAACCCTCGAAGAAGAGGGGAAACAAGGCCCCGGCGGAGATCAAGTGTCCAGCGACATCTGGACTCTGTTGATGAAGTGGAAAATCAGGATATGGAAAGGGAGAGATGGCAACGCATCGAGCAATGGCGTATGGAGCAGAGTAGGGCACTGTTGCAGGAAATAGAAAGGGAAACAAGACGAAGACGATATAGTCGGGCGAACCGGTTGAGTCGTGCTACCCAAGGCTCTGCTCGGCAGCCTTCGAGCGTTGCTGTCGAGAGCACCCCGGAAATCCAGCCTGTTGCTGATGAAGCTACTCCGCGCCCTTCTCCTGAAGGATCTCAGAAAGGCTCCGAAGAGGAAGAATCGTTCTGGAGACGGATCACACGTAAGGTGATTCGAGATTTAATTGGTATTGATAATTCCATACTTGCTGTAATCTTCGGTGAAGCTCTTGCTGAAGGCtccgaagaagaaaacaagcAACGGCAATCTGAAGACCCGCATAACCAGCAAAGCGAATCAACAGCCGCCGCTTCGAAATCTAGCATTCGGGTAGAGAGCGAAAGGCCCAAGGTCCTTGATGATATGTTGAAGAATGCGACCTCAACTTCGTCAGGTGACAATATCTGGCAACAAAGACTTTTGGACCGCATTGCGAGAGAGCTGGGTATCTTGGTCCATCAACTTTGCGAACACCCCGGCGCTTTCACGACATATGTAAGACCAGGTTCATCGACGTCCAGTGATTTTGCTGGCAAACTGGCCTCCAGAGCGTCATCATTACCTTCTCAACGGAGACCTATTCCATCGAGGGCCGCATCCTACGGTAGTGGTAATAATGGTACTTCAGAAATATCTCCAATCTTTAATCCAACCCTTCAGGACAATACCGGGCCCAATCACGCTTCTCTATGGGGCATCGAGGAGGAAGAGTCTCTCTCAGCCAACGAAATACGACCATCTACGAATAATAATTTGGCAGGACACTTGAGACCACCTTTTCCACAACCAGAGCAAGACATCGAGTATTGGGAGCGCGAGCTAGACATCGGAGAGGTATTTCGCTACCTTTGCAAAGGTCTTGCTGGCAAGGTCCCCTTCTCGAATGACGGCACTAGCACTCCCAAACCTCTATCCCCAAATGGACAGGGAGACCACGGTGCATCTAATCGCGCAGCTATAATAAGACATCATCATCCCCTAGTGGCACGAGCAGACGCACATGCTCGTTCGAATCGACCACCTCTAAGACACTGGCAGACCAGTTCTTCCGGCACTGGTCTTCGTGCTAGCAGGATTGATACCCCTGCTACTACTTCTCATCATGCCAGCTCTTCATCCACGCCAATTCTCTTTCGGCATTTTCGTCGCCCTAGCTCAAGCTGTGCTAGCCAGAGCACTCTTGTTTCTTCCACAAAAGGCCCGCTCGGGAGCGGGTCTAGCAGACATTATTGGGATATCGGTGGTAGTGTAGGCAGCGGGAGTGCTATTGTGACCGTCGGTGGTGCTAGTGGGATGGGAAGCTGGGGAGATGTTTGATCTCAAGCGCATCTTCTTGGGACTGTTTGTATTGTTATTATGCCCTCTTTTGATTACGATGTGACATGGCAGTGGCCGATAGACCACGAGCGATGATATTTGGGTTCTTGGATGTGGGTGGCCCAACATTGAGCTCAGAAAATACACCTAATAAATCCAGAGATGGATGCTGCCTTTTGTATAGGCAGCTACTGCAGTTGCTATTTTGATATATTTTGAAACCCACCTAAAGCTTCCCCCCATCATGTACTTTTCGTCCAGGgatctccaatctgttgaAATAGCACCAGCCTCGCTCCTATAGATCTGGCCGATTTTTCCTCTTCGTAACCTTAATGTTTCCATTCCCCTGGCGAGTATGGGCTTTTAATGGCCGCAAAAGCCCTGCTACCAAAGCCAGAAGCATACAGAGGCAGGCACATCACTTCATACTTAGCCATCATATTACCAAGACGTGGAAAATCATTTCGTATTAGTTTTTTGAGGATGCAAAAACCGAACTTGAATTGATGGCATCATAACGCACTGATATCATCTCAGAATAAAAAACAATCCATCAAATCAGCTGGTTCCGCTGTCCCCAATTGATAATTTCCTTTCATTaaacaaaaaagagaacCTTTACGCCTGAGATAAATTCTCATAAGCATCAGGGAACCGTCTCATGTTCTCCTCGATATTGCCCTTGTTTCTCAGGAACTGCACATAAGCACCATCAATCTTGACCTTACCCTCCTTGCGGAGCTGAACGTATTCCTCGCGGCGGAGAGGAGTGAAACCCCAGTTCTTGCTAACAATGATCTTCTGGCGACCGGGGAACTTGTACATGGAGCGACGGAGGGCCTCGATGGCAGCGGCGCGGTTGGAGTCACGGGTGCGAACGCTGAGGAGGATCTGGCCGATGTTCACGCGGGCAACGACACCGTAGGGCTTGCCGAAAGCACCACGCATACCGGTTTGCAATCTATCGGCACCAGCGCACGACAACATCTTGTTGATGCGGACGACGTGGAAGGGGTGGGCGCGGACGCGGAGATGGAAACCTTCCTTACCGCAGATCTTGACTAGGTATCTTTTGGTAAGAGGTTTAAATGTCAGTGACTTTGATCGGGATAGCTGAGAGTAATCGGGTGTGTGTCTTACTTGTTGGCGCAGATACGGGCAGCTTCGAGAGCCTCGGAGCTGAGCTGTTCGTATTCATTGGAGACCATGTGCACGCAGAGAGGGAAATCATCGGTGTTGGCCTTCTTACGACCAAGATCAAAGATCTTGATCTTGGGGTCTGGCACACCACGGTTGAACCGGGACTTTGGGTATGGCTATCAAAGCAAAAGTCGATTTGTTAGCTCTCTTATCATCAAGAACTCCCCCATGGCATCATTCTTCAAAATCCCATCTACCACCATCCCATCCCACcaaaaagaagactctaTCATCCACGACAATTGTAGAATCTTCCAAAGAATACCCTGGCAACAAAACACAAAGCACCGCTCTCGTCGCTGGGAAAACCGGGCCACACCAACCTTGTTCTTGCAGTAGCGATAACATCTCGCTGGACGACGGGCCATTTTTGCTGATTCTGGTCGAAGAAACCTGCACTTCCTGCGAACGAACAGATAACGAGATTGCTGGATGGAAAGGGGGTGTGTGGGAGTTGTCGGCGCGAAAGATCACACACACGTCGTCGTCGCCGTCGTCGTCGAAGGAATTAAATCTCGGGTCTTTTGATTTCCAATCATTCTCCACTAGCGACTCTGCGTGTTGTGGCGGAACCCTGTGCCCTAACTTCCCGATTGGGCCGCCACCCACTTGTTGATTACTAATGCACCGCTTTGTCTTGACATCAAACTGCGCGCCGATTTGTCATGGCTGCTTGAAGGTTCGGCAGCGTCAAGTCGTGGGAATGGAGGGCGCGATGATAATTGTCTATTTATAGATTGGGAGCTCGGCCTGATCGAGGGAATCGCTACATTTCCATTGTGCAAACAGATAACTTGCTGTGACCGAACCACGCAGCCTTCTGCAGCTTGTTGGGAGCAGGTGTTCTTTCTGAGCCACCTGATTCTACCGGCTATGCCTGTACAACAGAGGGGAGTCCCAAAAGAATTATCTGGCTTCAACTATGTGGAGCGGCTGGGGCAAAAAGCAGTGTGAATCCAACAATGGTGTTAAAACGCCTTTCTGGATGACTGGTCCTAAGGGTTTAAACCCGACTGACAAGGTCTGAATTACAAGGTTGTTTCTCAGTCCCTGTGAACATGTTATGCCGAAACAGATGACCGAAATCATGAAATTTCATTGTTGCCACTGACAATGTATTTGCactctacggagtactccgtacacgtATTTGGATTCCGGTTCGTTGCCAATAATAGCCACCACTAAAATCCAACAGCCAGAGTTTTGTGGTCAGCACCGCAGTTGGCCTGAGGACACTTAAGGCTTGGTGAGAAACGCACTCAAGAGACTGAGTTACATCAACACAGAGCCCCAGAACATAGCCCCTTAGAGCATCGATGGGCTTTTTCAATGCACTGGTCTGACCCCCTGATTCAATGTCCTACATAGCGCTGTGTTTGCATACAATTGCAAAGTCGGGAACAAAATTCATTCTGTCAAGCCTCATGCTTCTAGAATTTTTGGCGTTGTACCTCTTCCTTGTCCCTCGTCAGGTTCGGAATCAGGGGCAGGAGAGCTACTTCAGTGATCAGCAATTAATGttgatctgctttgtttaAGTTGGGATGTTTCCAACGCAGGTTTCCGGCATTTCAAGCGAACCTGGCCAAAGCAAGTTATTATCTCCTTTCCAATTGGATTTTTATTCTGGGATGGCCGCATCAGTATTTATACCACCAACCCTGGCTCATAGTAGACACTGTTTGGGCCCTCATTAATGGACCGGTTATAAAAAATTTTATACAAGCAAGGGATCCCTGCCCCTTAAGACATCCCTCCGGTACAATGTTTTCAGTTCTGGTTGCTATCGGGTTCTTGATACGTATCCTGGGCGTTTCTCCTGAAGTATGGGGGCTTAGAAAGCTGCTATGATTGACGCTCTTACGCAGAACTTCTCCAATTGCTCTCCTAGCTTCGTTATCTTGTCCTATTCCTCAGCCACTGAAGTCCTTTCCTCGAGTGGCTTCACGGGCAGATAGACTCTAGCGTGATGCCATTCGATGCACCCTCCAAAATGGAGATATGGGAGGTTTTCCAGTGAGCAAGAATCCAAATGTATCAATGGACGGTGACAGCTGGGTTGTTTCTGCGGCCCGCAATTTTGAGTGCCAGCAAGAATGAGCCACGGATTGAGTTTCTTCTGTCAAAAGCATTATCCATATCCACTCGCATATATCAACTCTTCAAATCGCATAAGTGGGAGGTAACCTCGTACATGCTGTTCCGGATGGTGTGTATCATTAGATTGGGCCAGGCCTGCAGGTTTGAGCTGGGAGCCGTTTGCGATGGCAGGTCTAGGGGGGAACCGAACTGGAAGCAGGTTATTGGGTCTATTCGAGTCCGTGTTGCGtctatatcaagaagagGTCCCCGGCCCAGGAGAAGTTCATACTGTCCTTGTTTGGCTGTACTGCCCCAAGAATGGGGTTGTTGTGCCCAAGAAATCTCAGACGCCCCGCGAGGCACCTTTGACGGCATATTTCAAACACTCCAAGGGCGTTTCTTTTCCCGGGGCTGGTGCTCCCGCCATCTGGCCACTCTCCTGCGGGGCTACCTCCCATTGGGGTTGAAGCAGAATGGCTGAAGAGCTCTTCCATCAACAGCCATGGACAGCAGACATAGATGAGACAGTTTCAACCTCATTCTTGAAGCTGAAGCAAAGCGGCGATTGGGGCTCCTTGGGCACATCTCGGGAGCGGCAATGCCACGCTCGCCAAagagaaaggagaagaagagaagtgTCCACGAAAATAGAGTCTGCCACCCTCGTGTTCTTCTGCCAGTGACGGATGCGGCGATGCCCATCCACCTGCGGTCGTGCATGTGACGAGGCTGTCAGTGAGAAGTGAGCGTCATGTATTTTAAAACGGGCGAGGGCCTCCATGTATGCGTGTAATTCACGTCAGTACAGGGTAAGCACTTGAAACCACGCTAAAGTCTGGGAGAGTCCCGTAATGTTACCAACAACTTTAATGAGCAATAAGGAGCTGACATGTCAAGCCGACAGTCGACCGTTCAAAAGTTCGTGTCGGCCGTTTGCCTTGATTTGGCTTCTCTTTAAAAGAGCATCTATTGTTGAGACTGTGCGTTACCCTAATCGTCTTCGTTCACCACTTAAGAATCCTCACCGACTACCGCATGCACATGCACCACGCCCCCGTCGCCAGATTTCGCGAAACCCCAGCAACGGGGAACATTTTCTCGAGGATTGCACTAGTGACATCTAACAGTCCAGTGCGATCCAGTTCATAAACAGAGTCTCAGCAACCGAGTTGAAACCAAAGATTTTCATACATCTCCTGCCGGTGGCTGTTGCGCTATGGCGAGCTCTTTAAAAAAGCAATCTAACCCGACGTCGTCCCACGGAGTTCGCCGTATTTCGAGTGACAATCACCATTCGTCGCCCAATGGATCGCCCAACAGTCTTGGAAGGTCGTCGTCCACAAGACAATCTCCTGCGCCCGTTTCTGCTCGCGCAGCTGCAAGAAGGCCGCCCGGCCGCTCCAACCTAAGCATGAGCAGTGTTCCGAGAAACTTTATGAACCCTAATAATGCTCCCGACGATGATGCGAAAGCCGCAAACTCGACGCTTATCGGCGAACTCAGACAACAGGTGCAAAAGGCTGAAACTGTCTCTGATCAGTATCGCAAGCAACTTGGGGTTCTGCAAATGCGACTAGATGACGCGGTTGGAGAACAGACACGTCTCGAGGAACAGGCGCATGAAAAGGATGGCAAAATCAATTCCCTACATGATGAGGTTAAAGAGCTGTCGCGCCAGCTGCGTGAAATGGAACAGGCATATGAGACGGAGCGGACTGCTATGATGAAGGACAAGGAAGCTCATGCCGCCAGGGAAGAAGAGCTCCAGTCCACCATTCAGCGCCTGAAAGAAACAATTTCGCAGAAGGATTTGCGGATGAATGTGGAGAATGATCGCAATCTATCTCGATCTCGTGAGATTCCCATAGCACGAATCCAAAAATAATTTTGTTTGCTGATTTTAGTCTAGCCTCTTTCCGGAACCGCTCCTCTCAAGATGTCGAGAATGGCCAGTTCGCCCCATCGTCACAGCTACAACGCAGCCCGTCACGGAACAACTCGAAATTAATTCTGCAAAAGGATAAGCTAATCGAGTCCTTGAGACTTGAGCTAGCAGAAGCGCAGATCAAATTAATCGAGATGGAAAACATGGGTGGTGGCCGTCAGCAGGAACTGGAGCGCGAACTCCTCGAGGCCCGCATGGCCAATGCTCGCTTGATGGAAGACAACGAGAGTTACCAGTTACTCTTGAGCGAAAAGACCCTGAATGGAGATTTTACCAAGGGAGATTTTATGCACCATGCTTCTGCTGACAACGAGATCAACGCGACTGGACCCGGCTCCCTAGCCGATGAACTCGAGTCAGCCGCAGAAGGAGGTGAAGCGGAGTCGCGACGTCGCCTGGAAGCTGAACTGAAGACCCAGGTAGATCACAACAAGGCCTTGAGCTTGTACATCGAAAGAATCATTGGTCGTCTGTTGCAACACGAAGGATTTGAACATATCTTAGACAAGAGCGACAACGATGTCCCCGGTAATCCCCCAGCCAGACCTGCAAAGTTGGATAAGGAGTTACCACCACCTCCCTCAGAAAGGAACGAAGCTACTGCCCCGACCTTCCTCCAACGTGCCAAGTCGGTAATGGCCGGACAATCGACGCGGCCAAAGCCTCGACCTGTCAGCCAACTGATGCACTCTACCACCTCCCAAGAAGCTCCTGCGACCTCGCATCCCACACCCCATGAAAACCCAGAAACCGCTCCAAGGATCCCCCTGAACCGCTCTAGAACAGTTCAGCACCGCAGAACAAGGTCCGACCAAGCTGACGGGGTAGCTGCAGCCAACGTTGTCGGTCAGATGTATCGTGGGCCCGCTGGGCGGTCTCCCCCCTCTGGTCCTATGAGTCCAGGCATCAGCCCAACGTTGTCACAAGGTCCGTTCTTTTCTGGCTCTTTTACTTCGAAGCGAAACTCGGGACAGGGAGCTTCAATGTCGAGCAGAGGCGGGGAGCGAGACAGTGTGATGAGCGATCGCAGCGGCGAAATCGGTTCTCAAGGAACGTCGTCCTCTCCACCTCGACATAGTTCTGGCATGAACAACTATACTGGAGCTGTGATGACACAAAGTAAACTGCGCCCTCTTAGACTCGTGCAGGAGAACCAAGAATTAGACAGCGGAGACCAAGGCGGCAAGTCTCCAGACGATGAAGAAGCGGCCCGAAAGAAGGCCAATCGAGCAAGCTGGATTTCCTGGTTCAACCGCCCAGCTTCAAACTCCGTTGATTCTACCAACACGACGACCAGTTAAACCGGTAGATACCCAAATTCCTTTTTGAGTGTTTGATCGTCGAGATTCTACCCACTTATGCCCCGGTATTATGTCTATCTATCGGAGGATGCTATCCCATTTTATTTACGATATGTTCTATTAATCTTTTGGAATGCGTGACGGAACTGTCTGCGTTGGCTTATATTTTAATCTTAACATCCTACTTATGTGAAACGAATCCATTATTGGAACCTTACACGGATGATATAAAGTTCCCTCGTTCTACGGCAAACGGGCATCTGGACTCAACGGGGCTAACGGCGACAAGGTGTAAGCCTTAACCGCCATTGAGTTTTGTCCTACAGTCGCTTTTATAGACGATTTCTTGCGATATGTTTGGTATTTGCACTAACACCATGGTTTGCTTCCGGTGTGACCTTCGGCAGCAAACAATGTCTCTCAGGCTCCTAAGTTTTGTATCCCGCATATGTCTGTTTTATACCATCCTCCACTTATATATATTCTGCAACTTTGACAGTCCTTTGGTTTACATTTCCAGCTTGAAGAATACCCTTGATCTAGGACTATAATATACAAACTTTCCACAAAATTCATTTTGCTTACAACTGCTGCGTACATCCCCCGTGAACCTCCGAAGGCGTGGGGTTTACCTTCTAGCAACTGAGCTAGTTGAATCCGCTCTGTCGGAAGTAGAAGACAACTGTAAGCAATGATTTTTGCATTGCTCCTACTCCGTGTTGCCTAAACATTGATTGAGTGCCGCTGGATGATGACATGTTTTTTCTTACCTGTGGAACGACCTTTTACAGCGCTAATCAGCATCCTCACCCCTCGGTATAGGTCTTGTTCGGTACGTTATTATGAGGAATTTCAGTATGAATTACTGGGACTCGTCTTTGGGAATCTGGTACAACCATACCACGCACCGAGAGcctggcttttttttttttccatccTGGAAGGCGCGGACATATTGCTATACACCCGCGGGGCTGAGAGCATATAGCAGCCAGGCAGGTTTCTGGACATAACCGTTATCCAGTTTCGCCGTATGACAATTGGCGGACTGATGAGTATTTGGTTTGGGAGAGCATATGATGAATGGAGAGACGGCTACGTTCATGAGTTAAACTCCCGGCAACACCATTTAGACGAGGAGTATGATGGAAGGCATGGCGTTCGTAGGAGCGTAGCGTCCGCCACGAGTGAATTTCCCATGTAAGCAGCAGGCGTCGATCGCAGCGACTCCTATATGGCAAATAATGAGCGAGACCTAGGGAAAGCAAGTTCAAGCAGTAACCCGCTCTCCCAGGCCGCAGCCAAGAGCATCGCATTGCAAGATCAACAGAGAAACAATCGCAATGTTGGACAACTACACGAGGATATCTTTGCAGAGCATCTGGGAACGCTGCAGCAATGTTTGGAAGATCTAAAGAAGGAACACAGAAAAGAACTCCCACGAGCGTATGCAGTTGGAGGGGCTTCATCAGACCTTTGAAAGAATCGTAGAAACCTAGTGCGGCAAAGGTTTGGGTGTGAGTAGAAGCGAAAAGTCAGACAAGCCGGACAATTCTTGCCTTGgttgttttttgttttggggGTGGTTGGTTTAATGCTTGAGCTGGGCCGTGATTGACGGAGATGCGTTTTTGAGCTCGGCGGTGGTCTCTCAAGCGAATGGAGCTGATCTGATAAGATACTAGCTAGTTGGCTAAGTTAGCGTTCACGTGACTAGCATCAACCACGTTGCTTGTTCGCCTGGACATGTTGCTCTGTAGCCAGGTGAGATAATTCTCGATCATTGCAAGTTTTACCAATTGAGGGCCGAGATTACTCCCCACACAGCTAGACAAGATGCCGGCCCCCCTGTCTCTCTTCTCTATCAATGCGATCCTCATAATGTCGACGGACGACTCGTCGCGCATCTTCGCAAAGTACTACTCTCCCCCACACCCCCCCGCCGGCATTCCACCCAATTCCGTCGATTATCCCGGTGCAAACCCGTATCCTACCCTGAAAGACCAGAAAGCTTTTGAAAAGGGTTTAATGGAAAAGACGAACAAGCAATCCAGCGACATTGTGCTGTATGACAACAGGGTGGTTGTTTTCAAGATGGAGAGTGATGTGATGATATATGTTATTGGCGGAGCGGAGGAAAATGAAGTTTTGCTGTATAGTGTGGTTGTTTCGCTAAGGGATGCGTTGGCGATATTGCTCGGGTGAGAATTTGCCGCTTTCCTACTTCAGAATCCATCTGGGGGCGCGAATTTGCGACTAATCCAGTTCATTTTGTTTAGTGGCTCTACCGAT
This window harbors:
- the RET3 gene encoding Golgi-to-ER vesicle coat component (BUSCO:379525at4751~EggNog:ENOG410PJAW~COG:U~BUSCO:13631at33183), with the protein product MPAPLSLFSINAILIMSTDDSSRIFAKYYSPPHPPAGIPPNSVDYPGANPYPTLKDQKAFEKGLMEKTNKQSSDIVLYDNRVVVFKMESDVMIYVIGGAEENEVLLYSVVVSLRDALAILLGGSTDKRTIVENYDLVTLAVDEIVDDGIILETDPVVVASRVSKAPAPDAPNMKSIDLSEQGLLNAWEFGKRRLAEQLRQGL
- a CDS encoding 60S ribosomal protein uL16 (EggNog:ENOG410PH0M~COG:J~BUSCO:12552at33183) gives rise to the protein MARRPARCYRYCKNKPYPKSRFNRGVPDPKIKIFDLGRKKANTDDFPLCVHMVSNEYEQLSSEALEAARICANKYLVKICGKEGFHLRVRAHPFHVVRINKMLSCAGADRLQTGMRGAFGKPYGVVARVNIGQILLSVRTRDSNRAAAIEALRRSMYKFPGRQKIIVSKNWGFTPLRREEYVQLRKEGKVKIDGAYVQFLRNKGNIEENMRRFPDAYENLSQA
- a CDS encoding uncharacterized protein (EggNog:ENOG410PMNC~COG:S~BUSCO:7716at33183): MAFRVPNQVRQRQPSFQNVSPRPAPPAINVTPSNHNPREEESQEWVLFSPELAPSTTTRTHTTSTDRTPRTTGRSRLSDFGSLGTALHSGTVDGDLDAEHDDLLDEDGTELDSLDDGLHAFREPTACEPATDEPQLHHSDPALLPTHDGLGTFTAVNLHVQEQLWQHEQFNPRRRGETRPRRRSSVQRHLDSVDEVENQDMERERWQRIEQWRMEQSRALLQEIERETRRRRYSRANRLSRATQGSARQPSSVAVESTPEIQPVADEATPRPSPEGSQKGSEEEESFWRRITRKVIRDLIGIDNSILAVIFGEALAEGSEEENKQRQSEDPHNQQSESTAAASKSSIRVESERPKVLDDMLKNATSTSSGDNIWQQRLLDRIARELGILVHQLCEHPGAFTTYVRPGSSTSSDFAGKLASRASSLPSQRRPIPSRAASYGSGNNGTSEISPIFNPTLQDNTGPNHASLWGIEEEESLSANEIRPSTNNNLAGHLRPPFPQPEQDIEYWERELDIGEVFRYLCKGLAGKVPFSNDGTSTPKPLSPNGQGDHGASNRAAIIRHHHPLVARADAHARSNRPPLRHWQTSSSGTGLRASRIDTPATTSHHASSSSTPILFRHFRRPSSSCASQSTLVSSTKGPLGSGSSRHYWDIGGSVGSGSAIVTVGGASGMGSWGDV
- a CDS encoding uncharacterized protein (EggNog:ENOG410PGDP~COG:S~BUSCO:5141at33183), translated to MASSLKKQSNPTSSHGVRRISSDNHHSSPNGSPNSLGRSSSTRQSPAPVSARAAARRPPGRSNLSMSSVPRNFMNPNNAPDDDAKAANSTLIGELRQQVQKAETVSDQYRKQLGVLQMRLDDAVGEQTRLEEQAHEKDGKINSLHDEVKELSRQLREMEQAYETERTAMMKDKEAHAAREEELQSTIQRLKETISQKDLRMNVENDRNLSRSPSFRNRSSQDVENGQFAPSSQLQRSPSRNNSKLILQKDKLIESLRLELAEAQIKLIEMENMGGGRQQELERELLEARMANARLMEDNESYQLLLSEKTLNGDFTKGDFMHHASADNEINATGPGSLADELESAAEGGEAESRRRLEAELKTQVDHNKALSLYIERIIGRLLQHEGFEHILDKSDNDVPGNPPARPAKLDKELPPPPSERNEATAPTFLQRAKSVMAGQSTRPKPRPVSQLMHSTTSQEAPATSHPTPHENPETAPRIPLNRSRTVQHRRTRSDQADGVAAANVVGQMYRGPAGRSPPSGPMSPGISPTLSQGPFFSGSFTSKRNSGQGASMSSRGGERDSVMSDRSGEIGSQGTSSSPPRHSSGMNNYTGAVMTQSKLRPLRLVQENQELDSGDQGGKSPDDEEAARKKANRASWISWFNRPASNSVDSTNTTTS